AATGAATCAACCCTGAGGCTGTCTTCGTCCCCTACAACACCGGGAATAAGCCTTATAACAGCGTCCATTATTACTAAAGCTGCAGGCTCTCCTCCTGATAAAACAAAATCACCTATTGATACCTCTTCATCAACGATAGTTTTTACCCTTTCATCAACACCTTCATATCTTCCGCATATTATCATTATCTCATCTTTTTCTGACAACTCTTTTGCAAACTTCTGATCAAATCTTCTGCCCCATGGTTCAGTGATCAGAACATATGGTTTTTTCTCTTTTGATATTTCCTCGTAGGCTCTGAAGATAGGTTCAGGCTTCAGAAGCATTCCTGGACCGCCGCCGTAAACAACATCATCAACGGTTCTGTGTTTGTCTGTTGTGTAGTCTCTGAGGTTAACTGTGTTTATATGGACTAA
This Persephonella sp. DNA region includes the following protein-coding sequences:
- the trmD gene encoding tRNA (guanosine(37)-N1)-methyltransferase TrmD; the protein is MKKFHVLTIFPEFFGGFVNTGIVSRAIKKGLVHINTVNLRDYTTDKHRTVDDVVYGGGPGMLLKPEPIFRAYEEISKEKKPYVLITEPWGRRFDQKFAKELSEKDEIMIICGRYEGVDERVKTIVDEEVSIGDFVLSGGEPAALVIMDAVIRLIPGVVGDEDSLRVDS